In Bacillus sp. SB49, a single window of DNA contains:
- a CDS encoding pPIWI_RE module domain-containing protein, whose product MNYDENGLHLHMGSIDADLLEDKKIYTLMMPKQVVAAFQQSTRIRRYEKKQRTFDLRNRLVMEHPDVFFVELKSFYAYPAYLEDSLPFLYTEKQLDLEDVLFTIEKWSNDLEIDLGIDPLDGWEWVERSVSDVYQTDEKYSFLAAYYHYQFSKTSKNVEGVNFEQPITFRLVMYQSGETSCVSEPVRIFHSNKRNPSYSSPVLYEIQAKVVTKPFSDKVYLKINTNLKRIVEAPIHKSLQWGKRGSILVYGTGLYNHSRVRTGMELKVKNDKGKLKLDLSDMKMMERFLGHSAWEDRLTNRETSPEDPFSFYPIFNNHYYLSHHVNVGAGLDLKQRWNLTVAFLTENGCAPLETLSKEVKVQMRNKSSFPVVSGPVDIDVWDNEEKKVFHQIPHGFSGWGKLDVLKEGFSTADDALERILQKKEGKGCLLELSNVDAYDDLIAVLPSVWKELQLELLIAFHSSEKVKRVCVFEKQSLLELRFWFKDRIHMVEPLAGKGSEEERFKANEVRRIIQQTEHHDKAIVHIPGYHLSPATASLDSKKAVGDGFRQERVLVQFINSLDISKKEDPFKIPACVRDLLQHAGYLPQCIYDKLPLSEVWVGVKLLKVNNKRYLVVSRKKGVTETAYKVMGKDAWLNYRDMSKFLITETMKNKKQSNSMKEWWNNKLEDALVQMDLEEGSNVKNIYVVMDASLRSTAGIKYLTNGAISSNEGLPECFSPRYTLIRYNDTEEVAEGTKVSVNKISMGSGLFRHGSTPIFSSVGVKTATMPRLNWQFSKETGGKVTINRQVVREILVAGEQKDEETIAKKVHQLRNGTVSYKSETNEPLPLRSITLLGDYVNAR is encoded by the coding sequence ATGAACTATGATGAAAATGGGCTTCATTTACACATGGGATCTATTGATGCGGACCTGCTGGAAGATAAAAAGATCTATACACTTATGATGCCTAAGCAAGTAGTGGCAGCTTTTCAACAATCGACAAGAATTCGCCGGTATGAGAAAAAACAACGAACCTTTGATCTAAGGAACCGCCTCGTAATGGAGCATCCAGATGTTTTCTTTGTGGAGCTGAAGTCATTCTATGCGTACCCTGCTTACCTTGAGGACAGCCTTCCGTTCCTCTATACGGAGAAACAGTTGGATTTGGAAGACGTGTTATTTACGATAGAAAAGTGGAGCAACGACTTAGAAATCGATCTTGGAATAGATCCATTGGATGGATGGGAATGGGTAGAACGGTCTGTATCAGATGTTTATCAAACGGACGAAAAATACAGCTTCTTAGCTGCCTACTATCATTATCAGTTCTCCAAGACTTCTAAAAACGTGGAAGGAGTTAACTTCGAGCAGCCAATCACCTTCAGGCTTGTGATGTACCAGTCGGGAGAAACATCCTGTGTGAGTGAGCCTGTAAGGATATTTCATTCGAATAAAAGAAATCCTTCTTATTCCTCCCCGGTCCTCTATGAAATTCAGGCGAAAGTAGTGACGAAGCCTTTCTCGGATAAGGTGTATCTGAAGATCAACACTAATTTAAAGAGAATCGTCGAGGCCCCTATCCATAAATCTTTACAGTGGGGAAAGCGTGGGAGTATTCTCGTCTATGGGACGGGCCTGTACAATCATAGTCGTGTAAGAACAGGAATGGAGCTCAAAGTAAAAAATGATAAAGGAAAGTTGAAACTTGACTTATCTGATATGAAAATGATGGAGCGCTTCCTTGGTCATTCTGCTTGGGAAGATCGTTTAACAAATAGGGAAACAAGTCCCGAAGATCCGTTTTCTTTTTATCCTATTTTCAACAATCACTATTACTTATCTCATCATGTCAATGTGGGAGCAGGTCTTGATTTAAAGCAACGCTGGAATTTGACCGTTGCATTCCTTACAGAAAACGGCTGTGCGCCTCTGGAAACCTTATCGAAGGAGGTGAAAGTACAGATGCGGAATAAGAGCAGCTTTCCGGTGGTATCAGGTCCTGTTGATATAGACGTATGGGATAACGAAGAAAAGAAAGTCTTTCACCAAATCCCTCACGGCTTCAGCGGATGGGGAAAGTTGGATGTGCTGAAAGAAGGATTTTCTACCGCGGATGATGCATTGGAAAGAATATTACAGAAAAAAGAAGGTAAAGGTTGTTTATTGGAGCTCTCCAATGTAGACGCATATGACGATTTGATAGCAGTCCTTCCTTCTGTATGGAAGGAACTGCAACTGGAGCTACTCATAGCTTTTCATTCGTCTGAGAAAGTAAAGAGAGTCTGTGTATTCGAGAAGCAATCATTACTCGAGCTGAGGTTTTGGTTTAAAGATCGTATCCATATGGTGGAGCCCTTAGCAGGAAAGGGATCTGAAGAAGAAAGGTTCAAAGCGAATGAAGTAAGAAGAATCATACAACAAACAGAACATCATGATAAAGCGATCGTCCATATACCTGGATATCATCTCAGCCCAGCGACAGCTTCTTTGGACAGTAAGAAAGCCGTCGGGGATGGCTTTAGGCAAGAACGTGTACTCGTGCAATTCATTAATAGCCTCGACATTTCGAAAAAGGAAGACCCATTTAAAATACCTGCCTGTGTCCGTGACTTGTTACAACATGCTGGGTATCTTCCTCAATGTATCTACGACAAATTACCTCTGTCAGAAGTTTGGGTAGGGGTGAAATTGTTAAAGGTTAATAACAAACGATATCTAGTTGTCTCCAGAAAAAAAGGAGTGACAGAAACGGCCTATAAGGTGATGGGAAAAGACGCTTGGTTGAACTACAGGGACATGTCCAAGTTTCTGATCACAGAAACCATGAAGAACAAGAAACAAAGTAATTCCATGAAAGAATGGTGGAATAATAAATTAGAAGATGCACTTGTCCAAATGGACTTAGAAGAAGGCAGTAATGTGAAGAATATTTATGTCGTTATGGATGCTTCATTAAGAAGCACGGCAGGAATCAAGTATTTGACAAATGGAGCTATAAGTTCCAACGAAGGCCTTCCGGAATGTTTCTCACCTCGTTATACATTGATTCGCTACAATGACACGGAAGAAGTGGCGGAAGGTACAAAGGTAAGTGTAAATAAAATTAGTATGGGCAGCGGTTTGTTCAGACATGGCAGTACACCGATCTTCAGTTCTGTTGGTGTTAAAACAGCTACGATGCCGAGGTTGAATTGGCAATTCAGTAAAGAGACAGGTGGAAAAGTAACGATAAATAGACAAGTCGTCCGAGAGATTTTAGTTGCCGGTGAACAAAAGGATGAAGAAACGATAGCAAAAAAAGTCCATCAATTGAGAAACGGAACGGTATCGTATAAAAGCGAAACAAATGAACCACTTCCGCTCCGATCGATCACCTTATTGGGGGATTATGTGAATGCAAGGTGA
- a CDS encoding restriction endonuclease-related protein, producing the protein MRESVEEVWMNFVKHLVELDLTLIETMDRLGGETSANDAYLKVYRSAKEFRNALLDQDITFFQSPHEIIAAIDEPVSIYGVPNLLRIVGGEDVPVYDSFKRTVRSEWRHAVAELPEDRGTELYRHVYEQCKDYGGEKDFIRFREQLGSGDFSCLLKRRNVEGLVEQLPLPVRSFAIETFFMELPATIREVGICQMCGQVLNVRGDGSMEACVGKRCNVESPTKVKLEEFTRYWMVNDWTMRFIRRPGIEERRIEEKTRAILNGVSRYTVEVHPDYDRVDLAICERGERKIQADVKDVSNPWSLVKFLNEQYSDLNVKLGGLNMVYIVIPQDIIRKKSNGYVEWVEAYINPSLKPYLSIYSEAKWYNLVRSLCPEEVEG; encoded by the coding sequence TTGCGTGAATCGGTTGAAGAAGTCTGGATGAACTTTGTAAAACATTTGGTCGAGCTCGATCTGACTCTTATAGAAACAATGGACAGATTGGGGGGAGAAACCTCTGCAAATGATGCTTACCTGAAAGTATATAGGTCTGCTAAAGAGTTTCGTAATGCTCTGTTAGACCAGGATATCACCTTTTTTCAGAGTCCTCATGAAATCATAGCAGCTATTGATGAGCCTGTTAGTATCTATGGTGTACCAAATCTTCTTAGGATAGTCGGTGGGGAAGACGTTCCTGTCTATGACTCTTTTAAACGAACGGTTCGGAGCGAGTGGCGGCATGCTGTGGCAGAACTTCCGGAGGACAGGGGAACGGAATTATACAGACACGTGTACGAACAGTGTAAAGACTATGGTGGGGAAAAGGATTTTATCCGCTTTCGTGAACAATTGGGGTCCGGTGACTTTTCGTGTTTATTAAAGCGAAGGAATGTGGAAGGTCTAGTAGAACAGCTGCCGTTACCTGTTCGTTCCTTTGCAATAGAAACTTTCTTTATGGAATTACCGGCAACGATACGGGAGGTCGGAATTTGCCAGATGTGCGGTCAAGTATTGAATGTGCGCGGGGACGGGAGTATGGAGGCGTGTGTTGGTAAGAGGTGCAATGTCGAATCACCGACGAAGGTTAAATTGGAGGAATTTACGAGATATTGGATGGTCAATGATTGGACTATGCGTTTTATTCGGAGGCCCGGTATAGAGGAACGGAGGATAGAAGAAAAAACGAGAGCGATTTTGAACGGAGTTAGTAGATACACCGTAGAGGTGCACCCGGATTATGACCGGGTAGACTTGGCCATATGTGAGCGTGGGGAACGGAAGATTCAGGCAGATGTGAAGGATGTGAGTAATCCATGGAGCTTGGTCAAGTTTTTGAATGAGCAGTATAGCGATCTAAACGTAAAGCTGGGTGGATTAAATATGGTGTATATTGTGATCCCGCAAGATATTATCCGAAAGAAGTCAAATGGCTATGTGGAATGGGTCGAAGCGTATATCAACCCTTCATTAAAACCGTATCTGTCTATCTATTCCGAAGCGAAATGGTACAACTTGGTCCGTTCTTTATGTCCCGAGGAGGTGGAAGGTTGA
- a CDS encoding flagellin N-terminal helical domain-containing protein → MRINHNIAALNTYRQLGSANNAQSKSMEKLSSGLRINNAADDAAGLAISEKMRGQIRGLDMASKNAQDATSLIQTAEGGLNETHSILQRMRELAVQASNDTNTDVDRNEIQKEVDQLRQEVTRIGNNTEFNTKTLLNGGAGVQASQTDATVAKGIQGTSDTQATGVVAFTGAGVTSLATAATATIDLDATSDTVLTGGKVTINGTTLDVATGTSGEDLATTINESSDDFGVTANYDSSTHELTLTQKGSTGSASKIDVRFDGVFDSDTAASASVNTNISAQGSNATLATGADFTIDGTNAAAGDFVVEGNKVTITKDGNSKGLSFELTKATTANTITIDSNNSLKFAIGANTNQQMDLSINDMRAEALGISDIDVSNRDSANDAITTIQSAIETVSAERSKLGASQNRLEHTINNLDTSSENLTAAESRIRDVDMAKEMMEQTKNSILSQAAQAMLAQANQQPQGVLQLLR, encoded by the coding sequence ATGAGAATTAATCACAACATCGCAGCGCTTAACACGTATCGTCAGTTGGGTAGTGCGAACAATGCTCAGTCTAAATCAATGGAGAAGCTTTCTTCTGGTCTACGTATCAATAACGCAGCGGATGATGCGGCTGGTCTTGCGATTTCTGAGAAGATGCGTGGACAGATTCGGGGATTGGATATGGCTTCTAAAAACGCCCAAGATGCCACTTCTTTAATTCAAACTGCTGAAGGTGGGCTAAACGAGACCCACTCTATACTTCAGCGTATGAGGGAATTGGCAGTTCAAGCATCCAACGATACTAATACTGATGTGGATCGTAATGAAATTCAAAAAGAAGTAGATCAACTCAGACAAGAAGTTACAAGAATTGGAAACAACACAGAATTTAACACGAAAACTTTGCTTAATGGTGGAGCGGGTGTTCAAGCTAGTCAAACTGATGCTACTGTAGCCAAAGGGATTCAAGGAACATCTGACACTCAAGCAACTGGAGTCGTGGCATTTACAGGTGCTGGAGTAACTTCTCTAGCTACTGCCGCCACTGCCACAATTGATTTAGACGCTACAAGCGATACTGTCTTAACAGGTGGTAAGGTTACAATTAATGGAACTACCTTAGATGTAGCTACCGGCACGAGTGGTGAAGATTTAGCTACTACTATTAACGAGAGCTCGGATGATTTTGGTGTTACTGCCAATTATGACTCTAGTACTCATGAATTAACATTAACGCAAAAAGGATCTACCGGATCTGCAAGTAAGATAGACGTTCGCTTTGATGGCGTTTTTGATAGTGACACAGCGGCATCTGCTTCTGTTAACACTAATATATCTGCACAAGGATCTAACGCGACATTAGCAACAGGCGCAGACTTTACAATTGATGGAACAAATGCTGCGGCAGGAGATTTTGTGGTAGAAGGCAATAAAGTCACTATTACAAAAGATGGGAATTCAAAGGGTCTATCTTTTGAACTAACAAAGGCTACAACTGCCAATACAATTACTATAGATTCAAATAATTCGTTAAAATTTGCAATTGGTGCAAATACTAATCAACAGATGGATTTGTCTATTAACGATATGAGAGCGGAAGCATTAGGTATTAGTGATATTGATGTATCAAATAGAGACAGTGCTAATGATGCGATTACTACTATACAAAGTGCTATTGAAACCGTTTCAGCTGAGCGTTCTAAATTGGGGGCATCTCAAAATCGCTTAGAGCATACTATTAATAATCTTGATACATCTTCTGAAAACTTAACAGCAGCGGAATCTCGAATTCGTGATGTGGATATGGCTAAAGAAATGATGGAGCAGACTAAAAACTCTATTCTCTCACAAGCTGCTCAAGCTATGCTTGCTCAAGCGAACCAACAGCCACAGGGAGTTCTACAACTTCTTCGTTAA
- the dnaB gene encoding replicative DNA helicase encodes MMYNKEAEVSVIGSLLVDGMLAGETILLPEYFYDGRHRMIFQAIRKVDESGAPVDMVTVTTELGEKVREVGGVSYMTEMATSIPTTVDFKHHQLLVIDAYRNRKTREAAQRYMQKPSEEALDLLLEELEKYRQVKRVIEDPSLYDTLIEVSKELEPLEDDAMTGYSTGYDEVDQITGGVQPGDLVILAGRPSMGKTAFALNLAARHCESGGETIFLTLEMTQKALVRRMLSAKAGVDGHKWKLRTFSESDLRNCLDAIGEMSQWKLYLCEQAYTVPEIRAHLRQMIRKHQLTRPLIVIDYLQLLEAPGYHERRDLEIGAMTRAIKLLAKELDVPIILLSQLSRSVEQRKDKRPMLSDLRESGNIEQDADVVGFLYREDYYSRSTGNEIELIISKQRNGPVGDVKLYFDKEIGRFRDRRERLQVL; translated from the coding sequence ATGATGTATAACAAAGAAGCGGAAGTGTCGGTGATCGGAAGTTTGCTTGTAGACGGAATGCTTGCCGGGGAAACGATCCTGTTGCCGGAGTATTTCTATGACGGGCGCCACCGGATGATTTTTCAGGCGATCAGGAAGGTCGATGAGTCAGGAGCGCCTGTCGATATGGTGACGGTGACGACGGAGCTTGGTGAGAAGGTACGCGAAGTCGGGGGCGTCAGCTATATGACGGAAATGGCGACCTCGATTCCGACGACCGTCGACTTCAAGCATCATCAGCTCCTCGTCATTGACGCCTACCGCAACCGGAAAACGAGGGAAGCGGCCCAGCGCTACATGCAGAAACCGTCGGAAGAAGCCCTCGATCTTCTCCTCGAAGAATTGGAGAAATACCGCCAAGTGAAACGAGTCATCGAAGATCCTTCACTCTATGACACCCTCATTGAAGTATCCAAAGAACTGGAGCCGTTGGAGGACGACGCGATGACCGGCTATTCGACCGGGTACGACGAGGTCGATCAGATTACCGGAGGCGTGCAGCCCGGGGATCTTGTCATCCTCGCCGGCCGTCCCTCGATGGGCAAGACCGCCTTCGCCTTGAACCTCGCCGCCCGCCACTGCGAAAGCGGCGGCGAAACGATTTTTCTGACGCTGGAGATGACGCAGAAGGCGCTTGTTAGGCGGATGCTGTCAGCGAAAGCAGGAGTGGACGGCCACAAGTGGAAGCTGCGCACCTTTTCCGAAAGCGACCTGCGCAACTGTCTGGATGCCATCGGCGAGATGTCACAATGGAAGCTCTATCTCTGCGAGCAGGCCTACACCGTCCCTGAAATCCGTGCCCATCTCAGGCAGATGATCCGCAAACACCAGCTGACCCGTCCCCTCATCGTCATCGACTACCTCCAGCTCCTCGAAGCCCCCGGTTACCACGAACGGCGCGACCTCGAAATCGGCGCCATGACCCGCGCCATCAAGCTGCTCGCTAAAGAACTCGATGTCCCGATCATTCTCCTTTCCCAGCTCTCCCGAAGCGTCGAACAGCGCAAAGACAAACGCCCGATGCTCTCGGATTTAAGGGAGTCCGGCAACATTGAACAGGACGCCGACGTCGTCGGATTCCTCTACCGCGAAGACTACTACAGCAGAAGCACCGGAAACGAAATCGAACTGATCATCAGCAAGCAGCGCAACGGTCCGGTCGGGGATGTGAAGCTCTACTTCGATAAGGAAATCGGGCGCTTTAGGGACAGGAGGGAGCGGCTGCAGGTGCTGTAA
- a CDS encoding DnaD domain protein, producing MSASASLLWYVLMQFNNKTGWKEEFTVPTAAVLVKSAMSEKMFLRARKELAEKGYLSFRSGSRHSSPSYTMISCVKEAGGADKRGDSREGREGDFIKRKERRGKEEPGRPHLFYEQNVGTLSPHVAERITAWAEELPDDVVTSAMGVAVENNKRSFRYIESILKNWQARGVRSLADVEREERRPREEADRASVWMAMYEEKREETVG from the coding sequence GTGTCGGCGTCTGCGTCGCTGCTCTGGTATGTGCTGATGCAGTTCAACAACAAGACGGGATGGAAGGAGGAGTTTACGGTGCCGACGGCTGCGGTGCTGGTGAAGTCGGCGATGAGTGAGAAGATGTTCCTCCGGGCGCGGAAGGAGCTTGCGGAGAAGGGCTACCTGTCGTTCCGGTCCGGATCTCGTCATTCGTCGCCTTCGTACACGATGATTTCCTGTGTGAAGGAGGCCGGCGGGGCGGACAAGCGGGGGGACAGCAGGGAGGGTAGGGAGGGGGACTTTATTAAAAGAAAAGAGAGGAGAGGAAAAGAAGAGCCGGGGCGTCCGCACCTTTTCTACGAGCAGAACGTCGGAACGCTGTCGCCGCATGTGGCGGAGCGGATCACGGCTTGGGCGGAGGAGCTTCCGGATGACGTCGTGACGTCGGCGATGGGGGTGGCGGTCGAGAACAACAAGCGGTCGTTCCGGTATATCGAGTCGATCCTGAAGAACTGGCAGGCGCGCGGTGTCCGGTCGCTTGCGGATGTGGAGCGGGAGGAAAGGCGTCCTCGGGAAGAAGCGGACAGGGCGTCGGTATGGATGGCGATGTATGAAGAGAAACGAGAGGAGACGGTCGGATGA